One stretch of Micromonospora echinospora DNA includes these proteins:
- a CDS encoding phasin family protein → MQDAWRAYLELAMGLTEAPRKKAQDAVMRVVGQGGATAAQIQTLAEELVATGLANRESLTKLVRFEVDRALGAVGLATADEVAELTRRVHDLERQLREARGNLGPGETPPAGASEPAAPTGAAAPSGATAPQTEPSRAEPSPAAPSGAGQPKAAAGTPATTPTKAVAKKTVAKKAIAKKPPATMARTPADGSPTAPARPAKKATGRRADGS, encoded by the coding sequence ATGCAGGACGCGTGGCGCGCCTACCTCGAGCTGGCCATGGGCCTGACGGAGGCGCCCCGGAAGAAGGCACAGGACGCGGTCATGCGCGTCGTCGGCCAGGGTGGCGCGACCGCCGCCCAGATCCAGACGCTCGCCGAGGAGCTGGTCGCCACCGGCCTGGCGAACCGGGAGTCACTGACGAAGCTGGTCCGCTTCGAGGTGGACCGGGCGCTGGGCGCGGTCGGGCTGGCCACCGCCGACGAGGTCGCCGAGCTGACCCGCCGGGTGCACGACCTGGAGCGGCAGTTGCGCGAGGCGCGCGGCAACCTCGGGCCCGGCGAGACGCCGCCCGCCGGAGCGTCCGAGCCTGCCGCCCCGACCGGGGCCGCGGCGCCGTCCGGCGCGACCGCGCCGCAGACCGAGCCGTCCCGTGCTGAGCCGTCACCGGCAGCGCCGTCCGGGGCCGGGCAGCCGAAGGCCGCCGCCGGGACCCCGGCGACGACGCCGACGAAGGCGGTGGCGAAGAAGACGGTGGCCAAGAAGGCGATCGCGAAGAAGCCGCCCGCCACCATGGCCCGTACCCCTGCCGACGGCTCGCCCACCGCGCCCGCCCGGCCGGCGAAGAAGGCCACCGGGCGCCGGGCGGACGGCTCGTGA
- a CDS encoding copper transporter — protein MINFRYHVVSLTAVFLALAIGLVVGTAALNGPVADSLRENVNGLRKDNSLMRQTVNSMQKQLETEEDFAAEMAQLVLPGKLTGRRVLVLTLPSGRDQAEGVTKMLQTAGADITGRIDVQDKFVNPDSNNNLLELAVTAARPNSAPTVNLPGNGHGVETSSALLANVLVDRPAGSPAVSEADRRAVLEHYATAGYLTPADKISTAAEAVVMVTGQPYVDKDSAKKDESVVKIAEQFDQAGALVVAGMGSTGGNLVSVVRGDPVLSQTISTVDNANTVQGQLGTSLALAQQLTEKKTGQYGVGDNATSRVPTLPR, from the coding sequence GTGATCAACTTTCGCTACCACGTGGTGTCCCTGACCGCGGTCTTCCTGGCGCTGGCGATCGGCCTGGTGGTCGGCACCGCCGCGCTCAACGGGCCGGTCGCCGACTCGTTGCGGGAGAACGTCAACGGTCTGCGCAAGGACAACTCGCTGATGCGCCAGACAGTCAACAGCATGCAGAAGCAGCTGGAGACCGAGGAGGACTTCGCCGCCGAGATGGCCCAGCTGGTCCTGCCCGGCAAGCTGACCGGCCGCCGGGTGCTGGTGCTCACCCTGCCCAGTGGCCGCGACCAGGCCGAGGGCGTGACGAAGATGCTCCAGACCGCGGGTGCCGACATCACCGGCCGGATCGACGTCCAGGACAAGTTCGTCAACCCGGACAGCAACAACAACCTGCTGGAGCTGGCGGTCACCGCCGCCCGTCCGAACAGCGCCCCCACCGTCAACCTGCCCGGCAACGGGCACGGCGTGGAGACCTCCAGCGCGCTGCTGGCGAACGTCCTGGTGGACCGCCCCGCGGGCAGCCCGGCGGTCAGCGAGGCCGACCGGCGCGCCGTGCTGGAGCACTACGCCACCGCCGGCTACCTCACCCCGGCGGACAAGATCTCCACCGCCGCCGAGGCGGTGGTGATGGTCACCGGCCAGCCGTACGTGGACAAGGACTCGGCGAAGAAGGACGAGTCGGTGGTGAAGATCGCCGAGCAGTTCGACCAGGCCGGGGCGCTCGTGGTCGCCGGCATGGGCTCGACCGGCGGGAACCTGGTCTCCGTGGTCCGCGGCGACCCGGTGCTGTCGCAGACCATCTCCACCGTCGACAACGCCAACACCGTGCAGGGCCAGCTGGGCACCAGCCTCGCACTGGCGCAGCAGCTCACCGAGAAGAAGACCGGCCAGTACGGCGTGGGCGACAACGCCACCTCCCGGGTGCCTACACTGCCCCGGTGA
- a CDS encoding NAD kinase produces the protein MSRTALLVTHTGRRRSTEHARAVAADLIAAGFEVRVVAEEADDLDLPGVVPVTGPEAAEGAEIVFALGGDGTFLRAAELARPTKVPLLGINLGKVGFLAEAEIDDLDTAVRDVVERNYSVDERLTLDVTAEFEGGPTIESWALNEISVEKGERAQMLELLVDVDGRPLSRYGCDGVICATPTGSTAYAFSGGGPVVWPEVEALLLVPISAHALFSRPLVTAPTSTFVITVDPFTTLAVLCCDGRRVYDLPPGARVTVRRGTLPVRIVRLRARPFTDRLVAKFDLPVQGWRGNRR, from the coding sequence GTGAGCCGCACCGCGCTGCTGGTGACGCACACCGGCCGTCGACGCAGCACCGAGCACGCCCGCGCGGTGGCCGCCGACCTGATCGCCGCCGGTTTCGAGGTGCGGGTGGTGGCCGAGGAGGCCGACGACCTGGACCTGCCCGGAGTGGTGCCGGTGACCGGTCCGGAGGCGGCCGAGGGCGCCGAGATCGTCTTCGCGCTCGGCGGGGACGGCACGTTCCTGCGCGCGGCCGAGCTGGCCCGCCCGACGAAGGTCCCGTTGCTGGGCATCAATCTCGGCAAGGTCGGCTTCCTCGCGGAGGCGGAGATCGACGACCTGGACACCGCGGTACGTGACGTGGTCGAGCGCAACTACAGCGTGGACGAACGGCTCACGCTGGACGTCACCGCCGAGTTCGAGGGCGGGCCGACCATCGAGTCGTGGGCGCTGAACGAGATCAGCGTGGAGAAGGGCGAGCGCGCCCAGATGCTGGAGCTGCTCGTCGACGTGGACGGCCGGCCGCTGTCCCGGTACGGCTGCGACGGCGTGATCTGCGCGACCCCGACCGGCTCCACGGCGTACGCGTTCTCCGGCGGCGGGCCGGTGGTCTGGCCCGAGGTGGAGGCGCTGCTGCTGGTGCCGATCAGCGCGCACGCGCTGTTCAGCCGCCCGCTGGTGACCGCGCCGACGTCGACGTTCGTCATCACCGTCGACCCGTTCACCACCCTGGCCGTGCTCTGCTGCGACGGCCGGCGCGTCTACGACCTGCCGCCCGGCGCCCGGGTCACGGTACGCCGGGGCACGTTGCCGGTGCGCATCGTACGGTTGCGGGCGCGCCCGTTCACCGACCGGCTGGTGGCCAAGTTCGACCTGCCCGTCCAGGGCTGGCGGGGCAACCGTCGCTGA
- a CDS encoding HAD-IIA family hydrolase yields the protein MVDAYSLVVFDLDGVIYLIDRPIPGAVEAVGRLHAEGRAVAYATNNASRRSSEVADLLTGMGVPAQPAEVLTSAAATAELLRDRLPEGAPVLVVGAEALRAELRAVGLRPVSTADEEPAAVAQGYGPQVGWSDLAEASLAVRAGAPWYATNTDRTLPSPRGPLPGNGSLVAVLRTALGRDPDVVVGKPEPALFTTAARRAGSGRTLVVGDRLDTDIEGARRAGLDSLLVLTGVSDAAELLAAPEERRPTYVSFDLAGLFDPAAVVAVPGRATTGGWSVTEAGADLVLDGAGTPLEALAALCAVAWSASAGPRVRAQSPAAAEALAAFGLDG from the coding sequence CTGGTCGACGCGTACTCGCTTGTCGTCTTCGACCTGGACGGCGTCATCTACCTGATCGACCGGCCCATCCCCGGCGCGGTCGAGGCGGTCGGCCGGCTGCACGCCGAGGGGCGCGCCGTCGCGTACGCGACGAACAACGCCTCCCGGCGCTCCAGCGAGGTGGCGGACCTGCTCACGGGCATGGGCGTCCCGGCGCAACCGGCGGAGGTGCTCACCTCCGCGGCGGCCACGGCCGAGCTGCTCCGGGACCGGCTGCCCGAGGGCGCGCCGGTGCTCGTGGTCGGCGCGGAGGCGCTGCGGGCCGAGCTGCGCGCGGTGGGCCTGCGGCCGGTGTCCACCGCCGACGAGGAGCCCGCCGCCGTGGCCCAGGGCTACGGTCCGCAGGTCGGCTGGTCCGACCTGGCCGAGGCGTCCCTGGCGGTACGCGCGGGCGCGCCCTGGTACGCCACGAACACCGACCGCACCCTGCCCAGCCCGCGCGGCCCGCTGCCGGGCAACGGCTCACTGGTCGCGGTGCTGCGTACCGCGTTGGGTCGTGACCCCGACGTGGTGGTGGGCAAGCCGGAGCCGGCGCTGTTCACCACCGCCGCGCGCCGGGCCGGGAGCGGGCGCACGCTCGTGGTGGGGGACCGGCTGGACACCGACATCGAGGGCGCGCGCCGGGCTGGGCTGGACAGCCTGCTGGTGCTCACCGGGGTCAGCGACGCCGCCGAGCTGCTGGCCGCGCCCGAGGAGCGCCGCCCCACGTACGTCTCGTTCGACCTGGCAGGGCTGTTCGACCCGGCCGCGGTGGTGGCGGTGCCGGGCCGGGCGACCACCGGCGGCTGGTCGGTGACGGAGGCCGGCGCGGACCTCGTGCTCGACGGCGCGGGGACGCCGCTGGAGGCGCTGGCGGCGCTCTGCGCGGTGGCCTGGTCGGCGTCGGCCGGGCCGCGCGTGCGGGCGCAGTCCCCGGCGGCGGCGGAGGCGCTCGCCGCGTTCGGCCTGGACGGCTGA
- a CDS encoding SCP2 sterol-binding domain-containing protein, translating into MASVDECRQALHDLAARLDRNAETQGRIDLDRTLACRITDLGTAFHGRLEGGRLVDLADGDDPKAKIALSTGSDDLVELVNGRLDVMSAVASRRVSIKANPFDLMKLRKLL; encoded by the coding sequence GTGGCCAGCGTGGACGAGTGCCGGCAGGCGTTGCACGACCTGGCCGCGCGGCTTGACCGAAACGCCGAGACGCAGGGACGCATCGACCTGGACCGCACTCTCGCCTGCCGGATCACCGATCTCGGCACCGCCTTCCACGGGCGGCTGGAGGGCGGGCGGCTGGTCGACCTGGCCGACGGCGACGACCCGAAGGCGAAGATCGCGCTGAGCACCGGAAGCGACGACCTGGTCGAGCTGGTGAACGGCCGCCTCGACGTGATGTCGGCGGTCGCCTCCCGGCGGGTCTCGATCAAGGCGAACCCGTTCGACCTGATGAAGCTCCGCAAGCTGCTCTAG
- the steA gene encoding putative cytokinetic ring protein SteA, producing the protein MRLPILRRSRNPEPGSIVGTARLDRRTKRLVGRLRPGDIAVIDHVDLDRVAADSLVAVGVAAVLNAKPSVSGRYPNLGPEVLISAGIPLLDDLGESVFEQVREGGRVRIEGNTVFVGDEPVAHGTLQDAETVAKSMADAREGLSVQLEAFAANTMDYLRQERDLLLDGVGVPEIQTQIQGRHCLIVVRGYDYKADLDVLRPYIREFKPVLIGVDGGADALVEAGYTPDMIIGDMDSVTDDVLRCGAEVIVHAYPDGRAPGLARVNGLGVPAITFPAAATSEDLAMLLADEKGASLLVAVGTHATLVEFLDKGRGGMASTFLTRLKVGGKLVDAKGVSRLYRQSISGSSLLLLVLSAVAAMASAVAVSTVGKAYLGVVSEWWDNFVFQLGQLF; encoded by the coding sequence ATGCGTCTACCCATACTGCGCCGGAGCCGGAACCCGGAGCCGGGCTCCATCGTCGGCACCGCGCGCCTCGATCGCCGGACGAAACGGCTGGTCGGGCGGCTGCGCCCCGGCGACATCGCGGTCATCGACCACGTCGACCTGGACCGGGTGGCGGCCGACTCGCTCGTCGCGGTGGGCGTGGCGGCGGTGCTCAACGCCAAGCCGTCGGTCTCCGGGCGCTATCCCAACCTCGGTCCGGAGGTGCTGATCTCCGCGGGCATCCCGCTGCTGGACGACCTCGGCGAGAGCGTCTTCGAGCAGGTCCGCGAGGGCGGCCGGGTCCGCATCGAGGGCAACACGGTCTTCGTGGGCGACGAGCCGGTCGCGCACGGCACGTTGCAGGACGCCGAGACCGTGGCCAAGTCGATGGCCGACGCCCGGGAGGGCCTGTCGGTGCAGTTGGAGGCGTTCGCCGCCAACACGATGGACTATCTGCGCCAGGAACGTGACCTGCTGCTCGACGGTGTCGGCGTACCGGAGATCCAGACCCAGATCCAGGGCCGGCACTGCCTGATCGTGGTGCGCGGCTACGACTACAAGGCGGACCTGGACGTGCTCCGCCCGTACATCCGGGAGTTCAAGCCGGTGCTGATCGGCGTCGACGGCGGGGCGGACGCGCTCGTCGAGGCGGGCTACACCCCGGACATGATCATCGGGGACATGGACTCGGTCACCGACGACGTGCTGCGCTGCGGCGCCGAGGTGATCGTGCACGCCTATCCGGACGGGCGGGCCCCGGGCCTGGCCCGGGTCAACGGTCTCGGCGTACCGGCCATCACCTTCCCGGCGGCGGCCACCAGCGAGGATCTCGCCATGCTGCTGGCCGACGAGAAGGGCGCCTCGCTGCTGGTTGCCGTCGGCACCCACGCCACCCTGGTGGAGTTCCTGGACAAGGGCCGCGGCGGCATGGCGTCGACGTTCCTGACCCGCCTGAAGGTGGGCGGCAAGCTGGTCGACGCCAAGGGCGTCAGCCGGCTCTACCGGCAGAGCATCTCCGGGTCGTCGCTGCTGCTGCTGGTCCTGTCGGCGGTGGCCGCGATGGCCTCCGCGGTGGCGGTCTCCACCGTTGGGAAGGCGTATTTGGGCGTGGTCTCCGAATGGTGGGACAATTTCGTGTTCCAGCTCGGCCAGCTCTTCTAG
- the recN gene encoding DNA repair protein RecN encodes MLEELRITGLGVIEDTTLPLAAGMNVITGETGAGKTMVVTGLGLLFGGRADAGRVRAQPGRAVVEGRLRLGGRVAESVHARIIDAGGEPDEDGSLLLSRTVTIEGRSRAHLGGRAMPVSTLGEVGEQALAVHGQSDQLRLLRPAEQRASLDRFAGPEHEKLLDALRETYARWRTVVDDLADRRRNARERNQEADLLRLGLDEITRVDPQPGEDDELKAEAQRLEHAEGLRTAAQVAQQCVAGGVEAADETPDAAALLGTARRTLEAQAGTDPALGELAARLEEAATLVTDVAAELSTYLAALDADPARLQTVYERRAALRGLTRKYADDVDGVVAWAERARTRLSDLDTSDELLDELDREATRLAGEVADLAGRVSASRREAAVRFAEEVTVELAGLAMPHARIEVAVLPRPAGRSEPSLPVNGVETGVGADGADEVELRLLAHPGAPALPLQKGASGGELSRVMLAIEVVFAGSGGPPTLVFDEVDAGVGGQAAVEIGRRLARLARSHQVLVVTHLPQVAAFADRHLVVAKDTGGAVTTSGVRVVEDTERARELARMLAGLPDSDLGIAHAEELLAVAAKERRP; translated from the coding sequence GTGCTGGAAGAGCTGCGCATCACCGGACTGGGCGTCATCGAGGACACCACGCTGCCGCTGGCCGCGGGGATGAACGTCATCACCGGCGAGACCGGCGCCGGGAAGACCATGGTGGTGACCGGCCTCGGCCTGCTCTTCGGCGGCCGCGCCGACGCCGGCCGGGTGCGCGCCCAGCCGGGCCGCGCGGTGGTGGAGGGCCGGCTGCGTCTGGGCGGGCGGGTGGCCGAGTCGGTGCACGCCCGCATCATCGACGCCGGCGGCGAGCCCGACGAGGACGGCTCGCTGCTGCTCAGCCGCACCGTCACCATCGAGGGGCGCTCCCGTGCGCACCTGGGCGGCCGGGCCATGCCGGTGTCCACGCTCGGCGAGGTCGGTGAACAGGCGCTCGCCGTGCACGGCCAGTCCGACCAGCTGCGGCTGCTGCGCCCGGCCGAGCAGCGGGCCTCGCTCGACCGGTTCGCCGGCCCCGAGCACGAGAAGCTGCTCGACGCGCTGCGCGAGACGTACGCCCGGTGGCGCACCGTCGTCGACGACCTGGCCGACCGGCGGCGCAACGCGCGCGAGCGCAACCAGGAGGCCGACCTGCTGCGGCTGGGCCTGGACGAGATCACCCGGGTCGACCCCCAGCCGGGGGAGGACGACGAGCTGAAGGCGGAGGCGCAGCGGCTGGAGCACGCCGAAGGGCTGCGCACCGCGGCGCAGGTCGCGCAGCAGTGCGTGGCCGGCGGCGTCGAGGCGGCCGACGAGACGCCGGACGCGGCGGCGCTGCTCGGCACCGCGCGGCGCACGCTGGAGGCGCAGGCCGGCACCGACCCGGCGCTGGGCGAGCTGGCGGCCCGGCTGGAGGAGGCCGCCACGCTGGTCACCGACGTGGCCGCGGAGCTGTCCACCTACCTGGCCGCGCTGGACGCCGACCCGGCCCGCCTGCAGACCGTCTACGAGCGGCGGGCCGCGTTGCGCGGGCTCACCCGCAAGTACGCCGACGACGTCGACGGCGTGGTCGCCTGGGCCGAGCGGGCCCGGACCCGGCTGTCCGATCTGGACACCTCCGACGAGCTGCTGGACGAGCTGGACCGCGAGGCGACCCGGCTCGCCGGTGAGGTGGCCGACCTCGCCGGCCGGGTGTCGGCGTCCCGGCGGGAGGCCGCGGTCCGCTTCGCCGAGGAGGTGACTGTCGAGCTGGCCGGGCTGGCCATGCCGCACGCCCGCATCGAGGTGGCGGTGCTGCCCCGGCCGGCGGGCCGGTCCGAGCCGAGCCTGCCGGTCAACGGCGTCGAGACCGGTGTCGGCGCGGACGGCGCCGACGAGGTGGAGCTGCGGCTGCTGGCCCACCCGGGCGCGCCGGCGCTGCCGCTGCAGAAGGGCGCCTCCGGCGGCGAGCTGTCCCGGGTGATGCTCGCCATCGAGGTGGTCTTCGCCGGTTCCGGCGGCCCGCCCACGCTGGTGTTCGACGAGGTCGACGCGGGTGTCGGCGGCCAGGCCGCGGTGGAGATCGGCCGCCGGCTGGCCCGGCTGGCCCGCAGCCACCAGGTGCTCGTGGTCACCCACCTGCCGCAGGTCGCCGCGTTCGCCGACCGGCACCTGGTGGTGGCCAAGGACACCGGGGGAGCGGTCACCACGAGCGGAGTGCGCGTGGTGGAGGACACCGAGCGCGCCCGGGAGCTGGCCCGGATGCTCGCCGGTTTGCCGGACTCGGATCTGGGTATCGCCCATGCCGAGGAGCTCCTGGCCGTGGCGGCCAAGGAAAGGCGTCCGTGA
- a CDS encoding TlyA family RNA methyltransferase, whose translation MARRTRLDAELVRRGLARSREQAAALVEAGRVQLRGVTARKAAAMVDPADPLLVTGEDPAQEYVSRGGHKLAGALAAFAPGGLTVTGRRCLDAGASTGGFTDVLLRGGAAEVVAVDVGYGQLAWSLRTDERVRVFERTNVRTLTPEAIGGPVDLTVADLSFISLRLVLPALAACTGPGGDLALMVKPQFEVGKERVGAGGVVRDPALRAEAVLDVAAAAAGLGLGLAGVAASPLPGPSGNVEFFVWLRGDAPAADPERVRAVVAAGPQGAATTAATTEEVSG comes from the coding sequence ATGGCTCGTCGTACCCGGCTGGACGCCGAACTGGTCCGGCGCGGCCTGGCCCGTTCCCGGGAACAGGCCGCCGCGCTCGTGGAGGCCGGTCGCGTCCAGCTGCGCGGAGTGACGGCGCGGAAGGCCGCGGCGATGGTCGACCCGGCCGATCCGCTGCTGGTCACCGGCGAGGATCCGGCGCAGGAGTACGTCTCCCGGGGCGGCCACAAGCTGGCCGGCGCGCTCGCCGCGTTCGCCCCCGGCGGGCTGACCGTCACGGGCCGGCGCTGCCTGGACGCCGGCGCGTCGACTGGTGGTTTCACCGACGTGCTGCTGCGTGGCGGCGCCGCCGAGGTGGTCGCCGTGGACGTCGGCTACGGGCAGCTCGCCTGGTCGCTGCGTACCGACGAGCGGGTCCGGGTGTTCGAGCGCACGAACGTGCGTACGCTCACGCCGGAGGCGATCGGCGGCCCGGTCGACCTGACGGTGGCCGACCTGTCGTTCATCTCACTGCGTCTGGTGCTGCCCGCGCTGGCCGCGTGCACCGGCCCCGGCGGCGACCTGGCGCTGATGGTCAAGCCGCAGTTCGAGGTCGGCAAGGAGCGGGTCGGCGCCGGCGGCGTGGTCCGCGATCCGGCGCTGCGCGCGGAGGCGGTGCTGGACGTGGCCGCGGCGGCCGCCGGGCTCGGTCTCGGGCTTGCCGGTGTGGCGGCCAGCCCGCTGCCCGGGCCGAGCGGCAACGTCGAGTTCTTCGTATGGTTGCGCGGGGACGCGCCCGCCGCGGACCCGGAGCGGGTCCGCGCGGTGGTGGCCGCCGGTCCGCAGGGCGCCGCCACCACGGCGGCCACGACCGAGGAGGTGTCCGGGTGA